In one Zalophus californianus isolate mZalCal1 chromosome 10, mZalCal1.pri.v2, whole genome shotgun sequence genomic region, the following are encoded:
- the STYXL1 gene encoding serine/threonine/tyrosine-interacting-like protein 1 isoform X3 — translation MAGLVLCEPTELYNILNQVTKLSRLTEPNYLCLLDVRSKREYDESHVITARRVKKRANEYLLPGSVDLECVKYCVVYDNNTSTLEIALGGEDEDSTEDRRHELVPGAAVECGRALAHLTHHPICILKGGYERFSATYHFLRTQKIIWMPQVSISRGTLAQERDLQTDHIGNNSLYNELDAFQPYPVEIIPGKIYLGNFRQACDPKIQKDLKIKAHVNVSMETGPFFVDDSDKLLHIKIEDSLEANIFPFLRHLCHFLEIHLRLGSVILVFSTLGISRSCAATLAFLMHWKEQTLKVFYT, via the exons ATGGCTGGTTTGGTTTTATGTGAACCAACAGAGCTTTACAACATCTTGAATCAGGTCACAAAACTATCCCGACTGACTGAACCCAACTATCTCTGCTTATTGg ATGTGCGTTCCAAACGGGAGTATGACGAAAGCCATGTGATTACAGCCCGTCGAGTGAAGAAG AGGGCAAATGAGTATCTTCTCCCGGGGTCTGTGGATCTGGAGTGCGTGAAATACTGTGTGGTGTATGATAACAACACCAGCACCCTGGAGATCGCCTTAGGAGGGGAAGACGAGGACAGCACCGAGGACAGGAGACACG AACTGGTGCCTGGAGCTGCCGTGGAGTGTGGCAGGGCGCTGGCCCACCTCACCCACCACCCCATCTGCATCCTGAAAGGAGGCTATGAACGCTTCTCGGCCACGTACCACTTCCTCCGGACACAGAAGATCATCTGGATGCCACAG GTCAGCATTTCCCGTGGAACACTCGCGCAAGAAAGGGACCTCCAAACAGATCATATTGGAAACAACAGTTTATACAAC gaACTGGATGCCTTTCAGCCCTACCCTGTTGAAATCATCCCAGGCAAGATCTACCTGGGCAATTTCAGGCAAGCCTGCGACCCGAAAATTCAGAAGGATTTGAAAATCAAAGCACATGTCAATGTCTCCATGGAGACAGGGCCATT TTTTGTAGATGACAGTGACAAACTTCTGCACATCAAGATTGAAGATTCCCTGGAAGCCAACATTTTCCCCTTTTTACGGCACCTCTGTCACTTCCTTG AAATTCACCTCCGGCTTGGCTCGGTCATCCTGGTCTTTTCCACCCTGGGCATCAGTCGCAGCTGTGCAGCCACCTTGGCCTTCCTCATGCACTGGAAGGAGCAGACCTTGAAG